Proteins encoded together in one Cervus canadensis isolate Bull #8, Minnesota chromosome 7, ASM1932006v1, whole genome shotgun sequence window:
- the AMOTL2 gene encoding angiomotin-like protein 2 isoform X2, with translation MRTLEDSSGTVLHRLIQEQLRYGNLTETRTLLAIQQQALRGGAGAGGTGSPQAPLEIMAPEDSQVLQQATRQEPQGQEHQGTETHLAENGLYRLCPQPGKGEELPTYEEAKAHSQYYASQQAGPWPHVGDREPRGPPGGSRRQDEALRELRHGHVRSLSERLMQLSLERNGARTPSHMSASHSFPQLARNQQGPPARGAPTAEGPEPRGPPPQYPHVMLAHETTSAVTDPRYRARGSPHFQHAEVRILQAQVPPVFLPQQQQRHQYLQQPQERHPPPHLAALSPPGVEGPASTQASLATSGSTHLAQMETLLRENARLQRDNERLQRERESTAEKAGRIEKLESEIQRLSEAHESLTRASSKREALEKTMRNKMDSEMRRLQDFNRDLRERLESANRRLASKTQEAQAGSQDMVAKLLAQSYEQQQEQEKLEREMALLRGAIEDQRRRAELLEQALSNAQGRAARAEEELRKKQAYVEKVERLQQALGQLQAACEKREQLELRLRTRLEQELKALRAQQRQAGSPGGGGGSAGTPELSALRLSEQLREKEEQVLALEADMTKWEQKYLEERAMRQFAMDAAATAAAQRDTTLIRHSPQPSPSSSFNEGLLTGGHRHQEMESRLKVLHAQILEKDAVIKVLQQRSRKDPGKVTPGSLRPAKSVPSIFVAEAAGTQGWQGHSSSERQVDASAQLAADRAPLEEPVTVAPLAAHAKHGSRDGSTQTDGPPDSLEPDSLLGCSSGQRTASLDSVATSRVQDFSDMVEILI, from the exons ATGAGGACGCTGGAAGACTCCTCAGGTACGGTCCTGCACCGCCTCATCCAGGAACAACTGCGCTATGGCAACCTGACTGAGACCCGCACACTGCTGGCCATCCAGCAACAGGCCCTGCGCGgtggggccggggctgggggcaCAGGAAGCCCCCAGGCCCCCCTGGAGATCATGGCACCAGAGGACAGTCAGGTGCTGCAGCAGGCCACGAGGCAGGAACCCCAGGGCCAGGAGCACCAGGGCACCGAGACCCACCTGGCAGAGAACGGCCTCTACCGCCTGTGCCCACAGCCTGGCAAGGGCGAGGAGCTGCCCACCTATGAGGAGGCCAAAGCCCACTCGCAGTACTATGCCTCCCAGCAGGCGGGGCCCTGGCCACACGTAGGGGACCGGGAGCCCCGCGGGCCCCCGGGAGGCAGCCGGAGGCAGGACGAGGCCCTGCGCGAGCTGAGGCACGGCCACGTGCGCTCCCTGAGTGAGCGGCTCATGCAGCTGTCCCTGGAGAGGAACGGGGCCCGCACCCCCAGCCACATGAGCGCCTCTCACAGCTTCCCCCAGCTGGCCCGCAACCAGCAGGGCCCCCCAGCCAGGGGCGCCCCCACTGCCGAGGGCCCGGAGCCGCGAGGACCTCCACCTCAGTACCCACACGTCATGCTAGCTCACGAGACCACCTCTGCCGTCACTGACCCGCGGTACCGTGCCCGTGGCAGTCCACACTTCCAGCACGCGGAAGTCAG GATCCTGCAGGCCCAGGTGCCCCCTGTGTTCCtcccgcagcagcagcagcggcaccAATACTTGCAGCAGCCTCAGGAGCGCCACCCACCCCCGCACCTGGCCGCCCTCAGCCCTCCTGGGGTGGAGGGCCCGGCAAGCACCCAGGCCTCTTTGGCCACCTCGGGCAGCACCCACCTGGCCCAGATGGAGACCCTGCTGAGGGAGAACGCCAGGCTGCAGAGGGACAATGAGAGACTGCAGAGGGAGCGGGAGAGCACAGCGGAGAAGGCTGGCCGCATCGAGAAG CTGGAGAGCGAAATCCAGCGGCTCTCCGAGGCCCACGAGAGCCTGACGAGGGCCTCTTCCAAGCGAGAGGCCCTGGAGAAGACCATGCGGAACAAGATGGACAGTGAGATGAGGAGGCTGCAGGACTTCAACCGGGATCTTAGAG AAAGATTAGAATCTGCAAACCGCCGCCTGGCAAGCAAGACGCAGGAGGCCCAGGCAGGCAGCCAAGACATGGTGGCCAAGCTGCTGGCTCAGA GCTacgagcagcagcaggagcaggagaAGCTAGAGCGGGAGATGGCGCTGCTGCGCGGAGCCATCGAGGACCAGCGGCGGCGGGCCGAGCTGCTGGAGCAGGCCCTGAGCAATGCACAGGGCCGTGCGGCAAGAGCTGAGGAGGAGCTGCGGAAGAAGCAGGCCTACGTGGAGAAGGTGGAACGGCTACAACAGGCCCTGGGGCAGCTGCAGGCTGCCTGCGAGAAGCGAGAGCAGCTGGAGCTACGTCTGCGGACGCGCCTGGAGCAGGAACTCAAGGCCCTTCGTGCACAGCAG AGACAGGCAGGCAGCCCCGGAGGTGGCGGTGGCAGTGCTGGGACCCCGGAGCTCAGTGCGCTGCGGCTCTCGGAGCAGTTGCGGGAGAAGGAGGAGCAGGTGCTGGCGCTGGAAGCTGACATGACCAAGTGGGAACAGAAGTACTTGGAGGAACGTGCCATGAGGCAGTTCGCCATGGATGCGGCCGCCACGGCCGCCGCCCAGCGCGACACCACTCTCATCCGGCACTCGCCCCAGCCGTCACCCAGCAGCAGCTTCAATGAGGGCCTGCTCACCGGCGGCCACAGGCATCAGGAGATGGAAAGCAG GTTAAAGGTGCTCCACGCTCAGATCCTGGAGAAGGATGCAGTGATCAAGGTCCTTCAGCAGCGCTCCAGGAAAGACCCTGGCAAGGTCACCCCAGGCTCCCTGAGGCCTGCCAAGTCGGTGCCATCTATCTTCGTGGCTGAAGCAGCGGGGACCCAGGGCTGGCAAGGACACTCCTCCAGCGAGCGGCAGGTGGATGCCTCTGCCCAATTGGCTGCAG ACAGGGCCCCGCTGGAGGAGCCTGTGACTGTGGCTCCCCTCGCTGCCCACGCCAAACATGGGAGCAGGGATGGGAGCACCCAGACTGATGGCCCCCCAGACAGCCTGGAGCCTGACAGCCTTTTGGGGTGCAGCAGTGGCCAGAGAACAGCCTCACTGG ACTCTGTTGCTACATCCAGAGTCCAGGACTTTTCTGACATGGTGGAGATACTGATCTGA
- the AMOTL2 gene encoding angiomotin-like protein 2 isoform X1 codes for MRTLEDSSGTVLHRLIQEQLRYGNLTETRTLLAIQQQALRGGAGAGGTGSPQAPLEIMAPEDSQVLQQATRQEPQGQEHQGTETHLAENGLYRLCPQPGKGEELPTYEEAKAHSQYYASQQAGPWPHVGDREPRGPPGGSRRQDEALRELRHGHVRSLSERLMQLSLERNGARTPSHMSASHSFPQLARNQQGPPARGAPTAEGPEPRGPPPQYPHVMLAHETTSAVTDPRYRARGSPHFQHAEVRILQAQVPPVFLPQQQQRHQYLQQPQERHPPPHLAALSPPGVEGPASTQASLATSGSTHLAQMETLLRENARLQRDNERLQRERESTAEKAGRIEKLESEIQRLSEAHESLTRASSKREALEKTMRNKMDSEMRRLQDFNRDLRERLESANRRLASKTQEAQAGSQDMVAKLLAQSYEQQQEQEKLEREMALLRGAIEDQRRRAELLEQALSNAQGRAARAEEELRKKQAYVEKVERLQQALGQLQAACEKREQLELRLRTRLEQELKALRAQQRQAGSPGGGGGSAGTPELSALRLSEQLREKEEQVLALEADMTKWEQKYLEERAMRQFAMDAAATAAAQRDTTLIRHSPQPSPSSSFNEGLLTGGHRHQEMESRLKVLHAQILEKDAVIKVLQQRSRKDPGKVTPGSLRPAKSVPSIFVAEAAGTQGWQGHSSSERQVDASAQLAAADRAPLEEPVTVAPLAAHAKHGSRDGSTQTDGPPDSLEPDSLLGCSSGQRTASLDSVATSRVQDFSDMVEILI; via the exons ATGAGGACGCTGGAAGACTCCTCAGGTACGGTCCTGCACCGCCTCATCCAGGAACAACTGCGCTATGGCAACCTGACTGAGACCCGCACACTGCTGGCCATCCAGCAACAGGCCCTGCGCGgtggggccggggctgggggcaCAGGAAGCCCCCAGGCCCCCCTGGAGATCATGGCACCAGAGGACAGTCAGGTGCTGCAGCAGGCCACGAGGCAGGAACCCCAGGGCCAGGAGCACCAGGGCACCGAGACCCACCTGGCAGAGAACGGCCTCTACCGCCTGTGCCCACAGCCTGGCAAGGGCGAGGAGCTGCCCACCTATGAGGAGGCCAAAGCCCACTCGCAGTACTATGCCTCCCAGCAGGCGGGGCCCTGGCCACACGTAGGGGACCGGGAGCCCCGCGGGCCCCCGGGAGGCAGCCGGAGGCAGGACGAGGCCCTGCGCGAGCTGAGGCACGGCCACGTGCGCTCCCTGAGTGAGCGGCTCATGCAGCTGTCCCTGGAGAGGAACGGGGCCCGCACCCCCAGCCACATGAGCGCCTCTCACAGCTTCCCCCAGCTGGCCCGCAACCAGCAGGGCCCCCCAGCCAGGGGCGCCCCCACTGCCGAGGGCCCGGAGCCGCGAGGACCTCCACCTCAGTACCCACACGTCATGCTAGCTCACGAGACCACCTCTGCCGTCACTGACCCGCGGTACCGTGCCCGTGGCAGTCCACACTTCCAGCACGCGGAAGTCAG GATCCTGCAGGCCCAGGTGCCCCCTGTGTTCCtcccgcagcagcagcagcggcaccAATACTTGCAGCAGCCTCAGGAGCGCCACCCACCCCCGCACCTGGCCGCCCTCAGCCCTCCTGGGGTGGAGGGCCCGGCAAGCACCCAGGCCTCTTTGGCCACCTCGGGCAGCACCCACCTGGCCCAGATGGAGACCCTGCTGAGGGAGAACGCCAGGCTGCAGAGGGACAATGAGAGACTGCAGAGGGAGCGGGAGAGCACAGCGGAGAAGGCTGGCCGCATCGAGAAG CTGGAGAGCGAAATCCAGCGGCTCTCCGAGGCCCACGAGAGCCTGACGAGGGCCTCTTCCAAGCGAGAGGCCCTGGAGAAGACCATGCGGAACAAGATGGACAGTGAGATGAGGAGGCTGCAGGACTTCAACCGGGATCTTAGAG AAAGATTAGAATCTGCAAACCGCCGCCTGGCAAGCAAGACGCAGGAGGCCCAGGCAGGCAGCCAAGACATGGTGGCCAAGCTGCTGGCTCAGA GCTacgagcagcagcaggagcaggagaAGCTAGAGCGGGAGATGGCGCTGCTGCGCGGAGCCATCGAGGACCAGCGGCGGCGGGCCGAGCTGCTGGAGCAGGCCCTGAGCAATGCACAGGGCCGTGCGGCAAGAGCTGAGGAGGAGCTGCGGAAGAAGCAGGCCTACGTGGAGAAGGTGGAACGGCTACAACAGGCCCTGGGGCAGCTGCAGGCTGCCTGCGAGAAGCGAGAGCAGCTGGAGCTACGTCTGCGGACGCGCCTGGAGCAGGAACTCAAGGCCCTTCGTGCACAGCAG AGACAGGCAGGCAGCCCCGGAGGTGGCGGTGGCAGTGCTGGGACCCCGGAGCTCAGTGCGCTGCGGCTCTCGGAGCAGTTGCGGGAGAAGGAGGAGCAGGTGCTGGCGCTGGAAGCTGACATGACCAAGTGGGAACAGAAGTACTTGGAGGAACGTGCCATGAGGCAGTTCGCCATGGATGCGGCCGCCACGGCCGCCGCCCAGCGCGACACCACTCTCATCCGGCACTCGCCCCAGCCGTCACCCAGCAGCAGCTTCAATGAGGGCCTGCTCACCGGCGGCCACAGGCATCAGGAGATGGAAAGCAG GTTAAAGGTGCTCCACGCTCAGATCCTGGAGAAGGATGCAGTGATCAAGGTCCTTCAGCAGCGCTCCAGGAAAGACCCTGGCAAGGTCACCCCAGGCTCCCTGAGGCCTGCCAAGTCGGTGCCATCTATCTTCGTGGCTGAAGCAGCGGGGACCCAGGGCTGGCAAGGACACTCCTCCAGCGAGCGGCAGGTGGATGCCTCTGCCCAATTGGCTGCAG CAGACAGGGCCCCGCTGGAGGAGCCTGTGACTGTGGCTCCCCTCGCTGCCCACGCCAAACATGGGAGCAGGGATGGGAGCACCCAGACTGATGGCCCCCCAGACAGCCTGGAGCCTGACAGCCTTTTGGGGTGCAGCAGTGGCCAGAGAACAGCCTCACTGG ACTCTGTTGCTACATCCAGAGTCCAGGACTTTTCTGACATGGTGGAGATACTGATCTGA